A segment of the Carya illinoinensis cultivar Pawnee chromosome 1, C.illinoinensisPawnee_v1, whole genome shotgun sequence genome:
TGGTTTTACATTAAATGGACTAGGAGATGTTCAAAGAACAAACAACAAACTGCTGGAGTATCAGACATTTGAAAAACATATCCAAGAAACAGAAGCTTGAGGTGATGTAAGTTGATCTTGTAGATTTTAATATGCATCTCTTTTGTAACACAAGAtgatatacataaaaaataatttaaacttatCTCAGACCCTGAAAAATGGAGTTTGGGACTTACTGTTACATAACTTCCTGAATTTACATATGTACTTATATCCACACCTTTTGAAACTTTCCAActctattttttgtaaattttctgaattttataatatgatcattgGGGCCTCCTAAAAAGATCTACCAAATTCAATGAGTTGTTCCAATGGATCAAAATGGCCAGTTATTAATGGAATTCCTGAAACATGACGTGATTGCTGGACAAAATGGCTTGCAGGATCTGTGCTCGCTGCAAAACTGAGATTGGCTGTGGAGAATTTTTGACATGCATGGATGCTGATTGGCATCCTGAATGTTTTCGTTGTCATGCTTGCAACTGTCCTATTACTGATAGTAAGGTGAAAGTAAGGAGTTAATTGAAAATCTAGTTTGGACTTGGATAACAGAATGCCTGAGTCCTTGCCTGATATCCTCTTCATTTTGGTAGTTCGATGAGTATTTCTGAGTAGAATATCTCCTTGGATGACAGTTCTATATATCTGGCAATCGCTCTTATCACAAATTGTGCTATAGGAAGCAGCGTCTCCCAAGATGTGAAGTTTGCAAGAATTTTGTAAGTCTTTTTAATGTTCCATTGTTTGATCTAGTTGGTTCTTTTAATTCTATGAAATAGCTATGTTTTGTTTGCTCTTTCATTTGGTTTACTTATTATCAaacattatataaaataaatttctgaTTCTCATaatctcattaaaataaaacctGAAAATAAACTTCAAGGTTgagattaattataaatttatgataGGGAAAATACCTGTGCAAATTTGTTAGGCCTCATGTTCAGTTATCTAGAAGACAAGCAGGTTCCtgtaaaacttaaaatcatagataaataaataaataacaagatgAATTCTCTGAATGGTGCTCATTAATTTTAGTGTAAACCTTTGGTAGTAATCGGGATCTTCTCCCCAAGTCTGGTCAAGTGTCAggtttgtttaaatacaattttctttttttggtaagtaatgtttaaatacaaattagtAGACCCAAGGGTCCTTTTAAGGAAATCTCCCAGGTTAAGGTCCCGCTAAAAAATAATTCTCTATGTCCGACATCTCACTAAGTATTTGCTGCccttatacacacacatacacacactcaCACACTTAATTATTGTTCCTTCTGTACAGATCCCAGCAAGTTCAAAAGGTCGTATTCCGTATATGGAGCATCCTTTCTGGAAGAACAAGTACTGCCCCTCACATGAACATGATGGTACTCCTCGGTGTTGTAGCTGTGAAAGAATGGAGGTCAGTTCTGCAGAagagaccccccccccccccccccccccccttctctctctccctccttttTCTTGAAATAACAAAACCTTGAAGAAAGCATCATGATATTAAAAACAACTGCTGCTACCTGCAAAATATCCTTAAGAAACACATTTTAGAATTGTTTTCATCATGTCACTTATAATGTAAATTTTCTGATTCATGCAGCCGAGGGACACAAGATATCTGTTGCTTGATGATGGTCGAAAGCTATGCCTAGAGTGTCTAAACTCGGCCATTATGGATACTGAAGAATGTCAACCACTTTACCTTGAAATACAGGAATTTTACGAAGGTTTAAATATGAAAGTGGAGCAGCAAGTTCCAATGCTCTTGGTTGAGAGACAAGCACTAAATGAGGCAATGGAGGGAGAAAAGCATGTAAAGGCCAGCGCATTTACCTTTTCATGTCACACATAtgtatttcaatttcatttttatttatgttaatcttgattttttttactaGGGTCATCATCACTTGTCTGAGACCAGAGGACTTTGCTTGTCAGAAGTACAGACTGTCCCTAGTGTAAGAACTTTCCTAGTGTTCAACAGAATCCTTTTATAAAGATATGCGTCATCGACCGGCCTCTATAATttgtttaattaaattactagATCTCAAGGAGGCCAAGGATTGGGGCAAACCACCAGTTCATAGACATGAGAACTGAGCCTTGTAGGCTGATCCGAAGATGTGAAGTGACGGCAATTCTTGTTTTATATGGCCTTCCTAGGTACTCTTTTTCTCATTTGCACTTAGACCCATCTATTGTTTCAAACGATGATATTGGCTTTAGAATTTGGAAAATGACCAAgacttatatatatgtacaggTTATTGACTGGGCAAATCCTGGCACACGagatgatgcatgcatggctgaAGCTTAATGGTGTTTATCTGCATTCTTATCATTTTTCCCACTGACATTATTTACCTCTTAGATGCGGTTACCCCTGAACTTACCAATAGAGTCTTTTTGACAGGTTACCGCAATCTGAgtccagaggttgaagaaggTATCTGTCAGGTCTTAGCTTATATGTGGTTGGAGTCTGAGCTGTATACAGCATCTGGAGGTGATGCTGTACCATCAACATCATCCTTGTTTTCATCACTCGCTTCCTCCTTATCCTTTTCTACATCAACATCATCCTTGTTTTCATCACTCCCTTCCTCCTCATCCTTTTCTACATCATTAAAAATGGGTAAACGATCTGACTTTGAGAAGAAATGTGGTGATTTTTTTAAACACCATATTGAGGTAGATGCATCCCCAACTTATGGAGATGGATTCAGGAGAGGTAGGCAGGCGGTCGATAAATACGGCCTGAAGAGCACTCTTAAGCACATTCGACTGACAGGAAGCTTTCCTTAAGTTGTAGGGTAATATTAATGGAGTTTTTCCTCCGCATGGATCAATGCATTGCCCTCCCTGCCATATTCAGTTCACTTTGACCGAAGTCACTTAAAATAAGTCAGTGTGACTGGAAATgacaaaatttagaataaagaTAATGATTTCTCTTATTGTAATCTCCTCCCGGCCGCGTAATGGTGCTATGTTATTATGCTTCTATGTATTGAGACAAGGAACATAAAGAATGCATGTACTTTTTCTCATGCTTGTAACGTTGCTGGGCTCTCCAGTCAAAATTCACTCTTTAAGATTACACATCCATCTCACTACATAATTAGTTTGTGTTTTAGAGTCCTTTTTTCTGATGTGGTTTATAGCTAACTTAAACTTGATTGTTGCTCCAACGTGCACCCACTTGGGAAGTAGCAGTTGGCTTCCTGACATGGCTCACGCTCACGGTGGGAAACAGGTGAACCCCTTCTCCTAAAACTACTTATTTTTCCACAGCTCAAATGGATTTGGATCAGTTTACTCTCTTCTCAAGGGTTTAAACTTAAAAAGACTGCTCCATATCTTGGAATGGATGCCATAGGTAACTTCAACATGCTCAATTGCATAAGCCAATGGCGACTATGAAATGGACGGATACCAATTTTTACAAACCTAATTCAGATGGGACATAGATTATTGGATAAAGATCAGATTAAAATCGTTCACATTTTTCTGATCTAAACATCCCCTACGATTTAGAGAAAGAAAAACTATATGGAATTATGATctattaaattttagaaatttcagATGAAAGTTTAGTTAAATAAGCCATTTTTTattcaagaaaatgaaaaaaaaattaatttatttagttcaAAGACACGTTATTGTCAAGTGTCATTATCATAAGCATTttctatttgaaaataattatgatcgttgagttttgttacataaaaACGAATTTGAGTATCAATttgcatatcaatactgataccttcatattcaaaatttaaattagtattatatttaataaaatttactttttaactaatcatattaaattagtgTACGTATTAGTGTGTAAAATcacttacaattaaattttttctaatttattgggACATAAAAAATCACCCCAAAAAATAAGTCCAGAGGCTAGTACTCTATTTCACCTAAGCTGTTAGGTGTCTGAGGGTTTTGGTTGATAACAAAAGAGAGACGAATTGGTACTCGGGAGTACGTGGGCGTTTGGGCTATAAGTAGTCTTGGGTTATGTGTCATATGTGTTTGTGTTCGCTCACCAATCAGGTCTTCCTAATGGATCCCACGCAAAGGGTTTGCCATCTAATCTCTCATTTATTAGCTGAACCATTGGGCATACAGCAAAGGAACATAAGCTTATGGATATGAATTCAAAAGCccaactaatattaaaaaatatattaaaagtagATGAGAACCAAAACCTTTTAGAAAACAAGATAATCCACTCAATTAgacatatttcaatatttacTTATATCCCATCTTTCAGAAAATAAAGAGATGTTTGCTTCAACACCGCCAATTAGATTGTGTGAAACAGGACACATTCGTGGAATCCTTTAGGTCTACACACAGTACTCTTTGGTGGATTTCTCAtattctcatctcaatattcaaattaGGCCTAAAGATACAATCTCTCACAAGATACCATCTCCACTATGTTAAGTAATGTGATTGATTGGTAATTTATCCATTACTATCCATCTAGAAAAATGCTAACTGCAAGCTGGAGGGGTAGTCGCCAAGTAGTCAGATCCTACGTGTccttaatgaaacggtgcgtattGTGCGAaatattcttccttttttcGTTTCCCCTCTcatcttctccatcttcttccttcatctTTACCCAAACCGTAACCCTAACATTActtccttcatcttcttcctcctcttttattttatggtGGTTCTCCTTCCTTCGTGCGAATTGTTTCCCTTTCTCTATGGTGGTTCTCCTTCCCTGCGTGCGAAATTTGTTTCCCTCCTCAGTTTCTCTTTCTCAAGTTTGCAAAATTTGGTTCTCCTTCTCATTCCCTGCGTGTGAAATCTGGCCCTCATTGAAACGCATTGTTTACTATTGTGCCCCTCCCTTTgagttttttcctttctcattcCCTCCATTTGCAATTCCATCCCTCTGTCGAAGATGACGATTCCATCATTCGAAGTGCCTCTGTTGAAGACGGCACATCCCTTCCCCTTTAACTTGAAGGCAAGCATTTTTGAGAActcatgcaatatatatatataatttaatttgaggaCTTATAcagttttatatattaattttgcaCATGGAATTTCACCTCAATTAGCTCTGGATTTGGTGTCTGGTGTTACTGTTCGGATATTGATTATGCTTTTGGCGTATTTTTTGACAATGGAGGAGTTAGATATAATCTCTTGGAACTCTTTGATAATATGAGAGAACAACATGACGACGACTTCTGACCAGAGCACCATGCAAGCTCGATGGAAGCTGTATAAAAAACCAGAGCACCAAACCAAAGCGGGAGAACCTGGTCTACAAGAATAACTTTGGACAGATTTTGTGCAAGCATGAATCAAGGAACGGTTTTGCAAATcttatagtattatatgttataacTTTCCTTACCTTACTCTATTTTTGTATATAATCCGAGTATGTGTAAAGCAATGAAGTATGtgcaaaattcaaaacaaaagtaGTGTTCTTTCTTTATATTGGGTTGGGCAAGAAAACGGAATGAATTTCGtatgaataatattttgtttctgttgaactcaagatttcaagttttgtgtaattatatatttacacatggattttgatgataacaaatgaattcaaagaatgaagaagtctcaagcttaagttgtctacacaatggaatcaagcacatcaaagaaccaagcatgagcaagaaggaaacaagttcacattaaagtcatagagtaatgttgtaaatctcttaaaattcgaaattaggattaatgctcaaaattaatattttatcataaagcattaaaatacattttccacatgtgcatgaatatttttgaaaattaaatttgaaaattttgaaagatgattgattgtcatcttttacatgtgcatgccttgattaaagggttgaactttgaaaatattaaagatgattgattgtcatctttcacatgtgcatgttttatttgaatattttcaaaagtgattgatgcttttttttgtcatatacaaaaagtaaaagattaggtttgaatcttttgaaaaggaaagtgtgctcattttgtcatatgccaaaagtaaaagattaggtttgatttttttgaaaaagtgaatgatgttgtctttgacaattgaaaaagaagaaccttttatttgaattttttgaaaaagtgaatgatgttgtctttgacatgtgaatctttttaaatttgaatatgaagtctcatatgcctataaatagatcatttgagagcttcacatttacaacaccaagagcaaacaacattcattcaaagttttcattctctcttctctaaacattgagccttaatccttgttcattttgagagatatagtttgcgctatattgttcttatttcactcattgaggagtgttttctgataatctacccattatcagcttttgtatcagaaaaagggtgtgtataacccttgtgcgtgtagaaagtattctacacggggaatagttgaatcaccacgtgtaaggtgattgcaagtgtagagagtgttctacacggatcctttgtagcggtgttgttcaaaggtgtaataggtttctatcttcacctgaaggagattgaatagtgaatttgggaatcttcaaggggtagcttgaggcgaggacgtaggcagtggggccgaaccttgttaacatactgagtttgcttctctcttacacTTACtcgttatatttattgttatttcatattttgtttatattttatattatatatgtgatttataattgttatttttttaatataactcaattcacccccctcttgtgttagtcatctgggcaacattggtatcagagctaaaagctctattataagattaactatcttttgagttaagatcttatggctaacattgcagcttcatttggtgaaagtcaatctagcagtcggcctccactcttttgtgaagataattactcattctggaaagttagaatgagaatatttcttcaaactcaaggtagagaaatctggaaatgtattgtaaatggaccttatattccaacacaagtggttgatggagtaaaggtcaaaaaggaagaagaagagtttgatcgtgaagacgatagactttatactttaaatttaactgctatgaatttattatataatgctcttaatgaaaatgagtttaatagaataatgaattgcgctacggcaaaggaaatttgggataacttggaagtaacttatgaaggaacttcgcaagtcaaggaatcaaaaatttatattcttactcatgaatatgaaatgtttaagatgaatgatgatgaatctatttctagtatgcacactcgttttactaacatcataaacagcttgacagctcttggcaaagtttattccaaggtggagatagtaagaaaaattctcaactctttaccaaaacgatgggaatcaaaagttacagcaattcttgaagctagagacctcaagaagctcgaagtcaatgaactcatcgggtcacttatcacccatgagtacacattgaaaagatgagaagaagaaggaaagccaaataagagtttagcacttaaagctgttcctcatgaaaatgaaagtgatgaagatgaggaaaatgacgataaagatgaagaagttgcgatgaaaacaagaagaattcagaggttcttgaagaaaaatagaactcctccgaggaaatccttcaaaaagttttccaagaaagattcaggtaaaaatgacactttaatttgttataaatgcaataaacctggtcatatcaagccagattgtcctctgctaaagaaagatcgaaacaagggcaagaaagtaatgaaagctacatgggatgatgattcaagtagctcaaatagtgaagcaagcaatgaagaatcagcaaatctttgtcttatggctaaagatgacattgaggtaacaaatcttgataatattgaaaatccttcatatgaagaattgtaaaatattttagaagagatttatgaggaat
Coding sequences within it:
- the LOC122306802 gene encoding protein DA1-related 1-like isoform X3, with amino-acid sequence MEWPSLSLSLSKALEDRICNEARHSEDEFKEQEDIYYAIALSLSEQDQKGKKSIDKESQSEEYKQLARAQTKEDEHITKAQLEDDEQLAEALQKTMYMESPPHCETENIFQPHPFNFPSEYRICARCKTEIGCGEFLTCMDADWHPECFRCHACNCPITDSKVKFYISGNRSYHKLCYRKQRLPRCEVCKNFIPASSKGRIPYMEHPFWKNKYCPSHEHDGTPRCCSCERMEPRDTRYLLLDDGRKLCLECLNSAIMDTEECQPLYLEIQEFYEGLNMKVEQQVPMLLVERQALNEAMEGEKHGHHHLSETRGLCLSEVQTVPSISRRPRIGANHQFIDMRTEPCRLIRRCEVTAILVLYGLPRLLTGQILAHEMMHAWLKLNGYRNLSPEVEEGICQVLAYMWLESELYTASGGDAVPSTSSLFSSLASSLSFSTSTSSLFSSLPSSSSFSTSLKMGKRSDFEKKCGDFFKHHIEVDASPTYGDGFRRGRQAVDKYGLKSTLKHIRLTGSFP
- the LOC122306802 gene encoding protein DA1-related 1-like isoform X5; translation: MFKEQTTNCWSIRHLKNISKKQKLEVMICARCKTEIGCGEFLTCMDADWHPECFRCHACNCPITDSKFYISGNRSYHKLCYRKQRLPRCEVCKNFIPASSKGRIPYMEHPFWKNKYCPSHEHDGTPRCCSCERMEPRDTRYLLLDDGRKLCLECLNSAIMDTEECQPLYLEIQEFYEGLNMKVEQQVPMLLVERQALNEAMEGEKHGHHHLSETRGLCLSEVQTVPSISRRPRIGANHQFIDMRTEPCRLIRRCEVTAILVLYGLPRLLTGQILAHEMMHAWLKLNGYRNLSPEVEEGICQVLAYMWLESELYTASGGDAVPSTSSLFSSLASSLSFSTSTSSLFSSLPSSSSFSTSLKMGKRSDFEKKCGDFFKHHIEVDASPTYGDGFRRGRQAVDKYGLKSTLKHIRLTGSFP
- the LOC122306802 gene encoding protein DA1-related 1-like isoform X1, producing the protein MEWPSLSLSLSKALEDRICNEARHSEVIMDEFKEQEDIYYAIALSLSEQDQKGKKSIDKESQSEEYKQLARAQTKEDEHITKAQLEDDEQLAEALQKTMYMESPPHCETENIFQPHPFNFPSEYRICARCKTEIGCGEFLTCMDADWHPECFRCHACNCPITDSKVKFYISGNRSYHKLCYRKQRLPRCEVCKNFIPASSKGRIPYMEHPFWKNKYCPSHEHDGTPRCCSCERMEPRDTRYLLLDDGRKLCLECLNSAIMDTEECQPLYLEIQEFYEGLNMKVEQQVPMLLVERQALNEAMEGEKHGHHHLSETRGLCLSEVQTVPSISRRPRIGANHQFIDMRTEPCRLIRRCEVTAILVLYGLPRLLTGQILAHEMMHAWLKLNGYRNLSPEVEEGICQVLAYMWLESELYTASGGDAVPSTSSLFSSLASSLSFSTSTSSLFSSLPSSSSFSTSLKMGKRSDFEKKCGDFFKHHIEVDASPTYGDGFRRGRQAVDKYGLKSTLKHIRLTGSFP
- the LOC122306802 gene encoding protein DA1-related 1-like isoform X2; the encoded protein is MEWPSLSLSLSKALEDRICNEARHSEVIMDEFKEQEDIYYAIALSLSEQDQKGKKSIDKESQSEEYKQLARAQTKEDEHITKAQLEDDEQLAEALQKTMYMESPPHCETENIFQPHPFNFPSEYRICARCKTEIGCGEFLTCMDADWHPECFRCHACNCPITDSKFYISGNRSYHKLCYRKQRLPRCEVCKNFIPASSKGRIPYMEHPFWKNKYCPSHEHDGTPRCCSCERMEPRDTRYLLLDDGRKLCLECLNSAIMDTEECQPLYLEIQEFYEGLNMKVEQQVPMLLVERQALNEAMEGEKHGHHHLSETRGLCLSEVQTVPSISRRPRIGANHQFIDMRTEPCRLIRRCEVTAILVLYGLPRLLTGQILAHEMMHAWLKLNGYRNLSPEVEEGICQVLAYMWLESELYTASGGDAVPSTSSLFSSLASSLSFSTSTSSLFSSLPSSSSFSTSLKMGKRSDFEKKCGDFFKHHIEVDASPTYGDGFRRGRQAVDKYGLKSTLKHIRLTGSFP
- the LOC122306802 gene encoding protein DA1-related 1-like isoform X4, whose protein sequence is MFKEQTTNCWSIRHLKNISKKQKLEVMICARCKTEIGCGEFLTCMDADWHPECFRCHACNCPITDSKVKFYISGNRSYHKLCYRKQRLPRCEVCKNFIPASSKGRIPYMEHPFWKNKYCPSHEHDGTPRCCSCERMEPRDTRYLLLDDGRKLCLECLNSAIMDTEECQPLYLEIQEFYEGLNMKVEQQVPMLLVERQALNEAMEGEKHGHHHLSETRGLCLSEVQTVPSISRRPRIGANHQFIDMRTEPCRLIRRCEVTAILVLYGLPRLLTGQILAHEMMHAWLKLNGYRNLSPEVEEGICQVLAYMWLESELYTASGGDAVPSTSSLFSSLASSLSFSTSTSSLFSSLPSSSSFSTSLKMGKRSDFEKKCGDFFKHHIEVDASPTYGDGFRRGRQAVDKYGLKSTLKHIRLTGSFP